One Coffea arabica cultivar ET-39 chromosome 5c, Coffea Arabica ET-39 HiFi, whole genome shotgun sequence DNA window includes the following coding sequences:
- the LOC140007635 gene encoding zinc finger BED domain-containing protein RICESLEEPER 2-like: MLASGLEFKDVFPRYADIDPGFHYVLTDFEWMKVEEVCKFLGIFHEITNMISGSEYPTSNIFLVELYRIKELLNEKTLDPFEHIRAMAGSMSAKFDKYWGESNVLLSLGAILDPRYKMFLINHAFSVIYGEEAAPRFMAEIRDILYEFYNEYVDCHIVSHSEQQQRQVVKKRQNEGSSSSSKKQKMAAPAVLTGKEKFHMHVSEIDRAPPEKSDLDVYLEESMYACDANANLDVLAWWKGERLRFPILLRMAANILPIPVTTVASESTFSAGGRVIDDRRASMLVETVQMLLCGNDWIRSLHGLKTKSRESLDAAESITFEEVELPESFTS, encoded by the exons ATGTTAGCTTCGGGTTTAGAGTTTAAGGATGTCTTTCCACGATACGCAGACATTGACCCCGGATTTCACTATGTTCTTACTGATTTTGAGTGGATGAAAGTGGAAGAAGTGTGCAAATTTCTAGGAATATTTCATGAAATCACTAATATGATTTCCGGGTCCGAGTATCCAACATCTAACATTTTTCTTGTGGAGCTCTATAGGATTAAAGAGCTTTTAAATGAAAAAACTCTTGACCCTTTTGAGCATATTCGGGCTATGGCTGGAAGTATGTCTGCTAAATTTGATAAGTATTGGGGGGAAAGTAATGTGCTGCTGTCTTTGGGTGCAATTTTGGATCCGAGATACAAAATGTTTCTTATTAATCATGCTTTTTCGGTGATTTATGGTGAGGAGGCAGCTCCTAGATTCATGGCTGAGATTAGAGACATTCTTTATGAGTTTTACAATGAATATGTTGATTGTCACATTGTTTCTCATTCTGAACAACAACAGAGGCAGGTTGTAAAAAAGAGACAAAATGAAGGTTCTAGTTCTTCTAGTAAGAAACAGAAAATGGCTGCACCTGCCGTTTTAACTGGTAAAGAAAAGTTTCACATGCATGTGAGTGAAATTGATAGGGCTCCACCAGAAAAATCAGATTTAGATGTTTATTTAGAGGAAAGTATGTATGCTTGTGATGCAAATGCAAATCTGGATGTTTTGGCTTGGTGGAAAGGGGAAAGATTGAGATTTCCTATCTTGTTGAGAATGGCTGCCAATATACTCCCCATTCCTGTTACAACTGTGGCTTCAGAATCTACCTTTAGCGCCGGAGGTAGAGTAATTGATGATCGACGAGCTTCTATGTTAGTTGAGACGGTACAAATGTTGCTTTGTGGCAACGATTGGATCCGCAGTCTTCATGGCCTAAAGACTAAGTCTCGC GAATCACTTGATGCGGCCGAATCAATCACATTTGAGGAAGTTGAACTTCCTGAATCATTCACGAGCTGA